A single genomic interval of Amycolatopsis albispora harbors:
- a CDS encoding TetR/AcrR family transcriptional regulator: MTGTTHRTQAERRAQTRTALLDATIDCLVDLGYARTSVQEICARAGVSKGAVQHHFSAKAELMAAAVEHLTNRLKSELAASLERLPSGADGIPAAIDLLWEGYSGTLATAVTELWVAARTDDELRAAIRPVDRALGRSTLEQISVVAGELPRERAEVLFWLTVNLTRGLALDAELGGDPKRRKQLLDEWKRIAVLLYGHG, translated from the coding sequence GTGACCGGCACAACACACCGCACCCAGGCCGAGCGGCGGGCGCAGACGCGGACCGCCCTGCTCGACGCGACCATCGACTGCCTGGTGGACCTCGGCTACGCGCGCACCTCGGTGCAGGAGATCTGCGCCAGGGCCGGGGTGTCGAAAGGCGCGGTGCAGCACCACTTCTCGGCCAAGGCGGAGCTGATGGCCGCCGCCGTCGAGCACCTGACGAACCGGCTCAAGTCCGAGCTGGCCGCCTCGCTGGAGCGGCTGCCGTCGGGCGCGGACGGCATCCCGGCCGCGATCGACCTGCTCTGGGAGGGCTACTCGGGCACGCTGGCGACCGCGGTCACCGAGCTGTGGGTGGCCGCGCGCACCGACGACGAGCTGCGTGCGGCGATCCGGCCGGTGGACCGCGCGCTGGGGCGCTCCACCCTGGAGCAGATCTCGGTGGTGGCGGGCGAGCTGCCGCGTGAACGCGCCGAGGTGCTGTTCTGGCTGACCGTCAACCTCACCAGGGGGCTGGCGCTGGACGCCGAACTCGGCGGGGATCCCAAGCGGCGCAAGCAGTTGCTCGACGAGTGGAAGCGGATCGCGGTCCTGCTCTACGGGCACGGTTAG
- a CDS encoding succinic semialdehyde dehydrogenase, translated as MTSTTPAPTGQQSSRPSTVGGVVGAPSAARAAQLVRRATGGADRAPAEITSPFTGLITASLPQANDAEARAAFAEARTAQRAWAAVPVAERQRILIRLHDLLLDRQDEVLDLVQVEAGKARLDAFDEVSGSALVAAYYGKHSARILSPRRAAGVIPVLTKAGEIRHPKGVIGVITPWNYPLALTAMDVLPALAAGNAVVQKPDNQTSLSALWLHELAEEAGLPAGVWQIVLGRGSAIGDALVEESDYLCFTGSTPTGKRLAEQVAGRLTGYSLELGGKNPMIVLPDANPAKAAAGAVTACFSSAGQLCVSVERIYVHESIREEFTRAFVAKTEALRLGAKLDHSADMGSLTSESQLANVTAHVDDARANGATVLTGGHPRPDLGPLFYAPTVLTDVTPAAKVFAEETFGPVVSIYGYTEIDDAVERANDTDYGLNASVWCTDTRAGAAVAARLKAGTVNVNEGYAATFGSVGVPMGGMKDSGVGRRNGAEGLLKYTEAQSIAVQRGLKLRPFRGLPPKLWVKGMTASMKALRRLPR; from the coding sequence ATGACCAGCACCACCCCCGCGCCCACCGGACAGCAGTCCTCCCGGCCGAGCACGGTGGGCGGCGTGGTCGGCGCGCCTTCGGCCGCGCGGGCCGCCCAGCTGGTCCGCCGCGCCACCGGCGGAGCCGACCGCGCGCCGGCCGAAATCACCTCACCGTTCACCGGCCTGATCACCGCGTCGCTGCCGCAGGCGAACGACGCCGAGGCACGCGCCGCCTTCGCCGAGGCGAGGACGGCGCAGCGCGCCTGGGCGGCGGTGCCCGTGGCCGAGCGGCAGCGCATCCTGATCCGCCTGCACGACCTGCTGCTCGACCGGCAGGACGAGGTGCTCGACCTGGTCCAGGTCGAAGCGGGCAAGGCAAGGCTGGACGCCTTCGACGAGGTCAGCGGCTCGGCGCTGGTCGCGGCCTACTACGGCAAGCACAGCGCGCGGATCCTGTCCCCGCGCCGCGCGGCCGGGGTGATCCCGGTGCTCACCAAGGCCGGTGAGATCCGCCACCCCAAGGGCGTGATCGGCGTGATCACCCCGTGGAACTACCCGCTCGCGCTGACCGCGATGGACGTGCTGCCCGCGCTGGCGGCGGGCAACGCGGTGGTGCAGAAGCCCGACAACCAGACCTCGCTGTCCGCGCTGTGGCTGCACGAACTCGCCGAGGAGGCCGGACTGCCCGCCGGGGTGTGGCAGATCGTGCTCGGCCGCGGTTCGGCGATCGGCGACGCGCTGGTCGAAGAATCCGACTACCTCTGCTTCACCGGCTCCACGCCGACCGGCAAGCGGCTGGCCGAGCAGGTCGCCGGGCGGCTCACCGGCTACTCGCTGGAACTCGGCGGCAAGAACCCGATGATCGTGCTGCCGGACGCGAACCCGGCCAAGGCCGCGGCGGGCGCGGTCACCGCGTGCTTCTCGTCGGCCGGGCAGCTGTGCGTCTCGGTCGAGCGGATCTACGTCCACGAAAGCATTCGCGAGGAGTTCACCCGGGCCTTCGTGGCGAAGACCGAGGCGCTGCGGCTGGGTGCCAAGCTCGACCACTCCGCCGACATGGGCTCGCTGACCTCGGAGAGCCAGCTCGCGAACGTCACCGCGCACGTGGACGACGCGCGGGCCAACGGCGCGACCGTGCTCACCGGCGGGCACCCGCGCCCCGACCTCGGCCCGCTGTTCTACGCGCCGACCGTGCTCACCGACGTCACCCCGGCCGCGAAGGTGTTCGCCGAGGAGACCTTCGGCCCGGTGGTGTCGATCTACGGCTACACCGAGATCGACGACGCGGTGGAGCGCGCGAACGACACCGACTACGGCCTCAACGCGAGCGTGTGGTGCACCGACACGCGGGCGGGCGCGGCGGTGGCGGCCCGGCTGAAGGCGGGCACGGTCAACGTGAACGAGGGCTACGCGGCGACCTTCGGCAGCGTCGGCGTGCCGATGGGCGGGATGAAGGACTCCGGCGTCGGCCGCCGCAACGGTGCCGAAGGACTGCTCAAGTACACCGAGGCGCAGTCGATCGCGGTGCAGCGCGGGCTGAAGCTGCGCCCGTTCCGCGGGCTGCCGCCGAAGCTGTGGGTGAAGGGCATGACCGCGAGCATGAAAGCGTTGCGGCGCCTGCCCCGCTGA
- a CDS encoding RidA family protein: protein MADIEFSTPDTLPQPNGYSHVASVGPGSRLVWTSGQVPIAADGTVAPAGDWAAQTRQAMHNVGAALAAAGATWTDVFKLTFYVVDTSALATVRQVRDEFVDTERPPTSSLVQVAGLVRPDLLIEVEAVAAIG from the coding sequence ATGGCCGACATCGAGTTCTCCACGCCGGACACGCTTCCCCAGCCCAACGGGTACAGCCACGTGGCCAGCGTCGGCCCCGGCAGCCGATTGGTCTGGACCTCCGGCCAGGTGCCGATCGCCGCGGACGGCACCGTCGCGCCCGCCGGGGACTGGGCGGCCCAGACCCGCCAGGCGATGCACAACGTCGGCGCCGCCCTCGCCGCCGCGGGCGCGACCTGGACGGACGTCTTCAAGCTCACCTTCTACGTCGTCGACACCTCCGCGCTGGCGACGGTACGGCAGGTGCGGGACGAGTTCGTCGACACCGAACGGCCGCCGACCAGCTCGCTCGTCCAGGTGGCCGGCCTGGTCCGGCCGGACCTGCTGATCGAGGTCGAAGCGGTCGCGGCGATCGGCTGA
- a CDS encoding helix-turn-helix transcriptional regulator, with amino-acid sequence MQTVPRLGSGIPLVARTSEMRRLRAALARAERNEAGAVLLSGDAGVGKTRVLTELGEHAASRGALVLTGRCLDVREGGLPYLPFAEALTPLATSGDSAVADALRVRHALGRLLPQLGTVLPPSAEYTPVSASDHETMGPVRAERDLGQLQLFDAVLGLLTELSERTPVVLLLEDLHWADGSTRNLLSFLLSRLRAQRLLVVASYREEDVHRRHPLRPLLSELVRLASVERIDLTPFSEADARQFVAALAESTLSPEVITELIERSQGNPFFLEELIASCGDDGSDLPTGLAEVLLSRVERLSAETRRVLRLISVANGGVSHAVLNDLSGLDELALDEALREAVQHHVLVVDKKFYLFRHALLREAVYGDLLPGERTRTHAQYADRLRRRPETRGGYALLAYHSLESNDLPTALAASKRAATEAEGLGAPASALKHTEQALAIWDAVPEKDRPEGVDEIKLLSEASYFAGTSGEPERAIAYARSAVEAIHDGVSVERAATLWRRLAQVLGVLDGTWDESVEAIGKAWELVERAEASRTRAWVLSTRAIIQRGDNDIAGALWSAQSAVADARAVGADGAEADALVTLGALAETEGHIEEARDRLRQAQLKAEKAGALNVGLRARYFLASSYEEQSEIAEALAAYRESADYAKENGLTWSSFGLEARARHLYLRYVSGDWPTEDGRPRRGVSSAVAARMTASWVYIVAARGRLAEAEKMVESLGGEWRTDILIAIAGGAVGIDLAYWRGEHAEALRRAEDAIQRLEQFDPWLLGGLRMVVLGMRSASALAAAARVRGDTVAEAEAVARGEALLAHGRACLEHGKPRSGTLGPEGRAWRARLEAEAPELHGRFDPAAWAETVAAFGYGAVYEQAVSRQRYAAALLSTGEAADAERAAAELLKAYEVAERLGAKPLGDSIRDLAHRARVELPGQAPPRDVVDPLTDRERAVLERVALGRTNRQVGEELYISEKTVSVHLSRVMAKLGASRRAEAVAIAKDRGLLAG; translated from the coding sequence ATGCAGACCGTGCCCCGTCTCGGATCCGGAATCCCGCTCGTCGCGCGGACCAGTGAAATGCGCCGGCTTCGTGCCGCGCTCGCCCGTGCCGAGCGCAACGAAGCCGGCGCCGTGCTGTTGTCGGGGGACGCGGGGGTCGGCAAGACCCGCGTGCTGACGGAGCTGGGGGAGCACGCGGCGAGCCGGGGCGCGCTGGTGCTCACCGGCCGCTGCCTGGACGTGCGCGAGGGCGGCCTGCCCTACCTGCCCTTCGCCGAGGCGCTGACCCCGCTGGCCACCTCGGGGGACAGCGCGGTGGCCGACGCGCTGCGCGTGCGCCACGCGCTCGGCAGGCTGCTGCCGCAGCTGGGCACGGTGCTGCCGCCGAGCGCGGAGTACACGCCGGTGTCGGCCAGCGACCACGAGACGATGGGCCCGGTGCGGGCCGAGCGCGACCTCGGCCAGCTCCAGCTGTTCGACGCGGTGCTCGGCCTGCTCACCGAGCTGTCCGAGCGCACCCCGGTGGTGCTGCTGCTGGAGGACCTGCACTGGGCCGACGGCTCGACCCGCAACCTGTTGTCGTTCCTGCTGTCCCGCCTGCGCGCGCAGCGGCTGCTGGTGGTGGCCAGCTACCGCGAGGAGGACGTGCACCGGCGCCACCCGCTGCGGCCGCTGCTGTCCGAGCTGGTCCGGCTGGCCAGCGTGGAGCGGATCGACCTGACGCCGTTCTCCGAGGCCGACGCCCGCCAGTTCGTCGCCGCGCTGGCCGAGTCCACGCTGTCACCCGAGGTGATCACCGAGCTGATCGAGCGGTCGCAGGGCAACCCGTTCTTTCTCGAGGAGCTGATCGCCTCGTGCGGGGACGACGGTTCCGACCTGCCGACCGGGCTGGCCGAGGTGCTGCTGTCCAGGGTGGAGCGGCTGTCCGCGGAGACGCGCCGGGTGCTGCGGCTGATCTCGGTGGCCAACGGCGGGGTCTCGCACGCCGTGCTGAACGATCTGTCCGGTTTGGACGAACTCGCGCTGGACGAGGCGCTGCGTGAAGCCGTGCAGCACCACGTTCTGGTGGTGGACAAGAAGTTCTACCTGTTCCGGCACGCGCTGCTGCGCGAAGCCGTCTACGGCGACCTGCTGCCGGGGGAGCGCACGCGGACCCACGCCCAGTACGCGGACCGCCTGCGGCGCAGACCGGAAACCCGCGGTGGGTACGCGCTGCTGGCCTACCACAGCCTGGAGAGCAACGACCTGCCCACGGCCTTGGCCGCGTCCAAGCGCGCGGCCACCGAAGCCGAGGGGCTCGGCGCGCCGGCGTCCGCGCTCAAGCACACCGAGCAGGCGCTGGCCATCTGGGACGCGGTCCCGGAAAAGGACCGGCCCGAAGGCGTCGACGAGATCAAGCTGCTCAGCGAGGCGTCCTACTTCGCCGGGACTTCGGGTGAGCCCGAGCGCGCGATCGCCTACGCCCGCAGCGCCGTCGAAGCCATCCACGACGGTGTGTCCGTCGAGCGCGCGGCCACGCTGTGGCGACGGCTGGCCCAGGTGCTCGGTGTGCTGGACGGGACGTGGGACGAGTCGGTGGAGGCCATCGGCAAGGCGTGGGAACTGGTCGAGCGCGCGGAGGCCTCGCGCACGCGGGCGTGGGTGCTCTCCACCAGGGCGATCATCCAGCGCGGGGACAACGACATCGCCGGTGCGCTGTGGAGCGCGCAGAGCGCGGTGGCCGACGCCCGCGCGGTCGGCGCGGACGGCGCCGAGGCGGACGCGCTGGTCACGCTCGGCGCGCTCGCCGAAACCGAGGGGCACATCGAAGAGGCCCGCGACCGGTTGCGCCAAGCACAGCTCAAGGCGGAGAAGGCGGGCGCCCTCAACGTCGGGCTGCGGGCCAGGTACTTCCTCGCGTCCAGCTACGAGGAACAGTCCGAAATAGCCGAAGCGCTCGCCGCCTACCGCGAAAGTGCCGACTACGCCAAGGAAAACGGGCTCACCTGGAGCTCGTTCGGGCTGGAGGCGCGGGCCAGGCACCTGTACCTGCGGTACGTCAGCGGCGACTGGCCGACCGAGGACGGGCGCCCGCGGCGAGGGGTGTCCAGCGCGGTGGCGGCCAGGATGACCGCGTCGTGGGTGTACATCGTGGCCGCGCGCGGACGGCTCGCCGAGGCCGAGAAGATGGTCGAGAGCCTGGGCGGGGAGTGGCGCACGGACATCCTGATCGCGATCGCGGGTGGCGCGGTCGGCATCGATCTCGCGTACTGGCGCGGGGAGCACGCCGAAGCGCTGCGCCGGGCCGAGGACGCGATCCAGCGGCTGGAGCAGTTCGATCCGTGGTTGCTCGGCGGGTTGCGCATGGTGGTGCTGGGCATGCGGTCCGCTTCGGCGCTGGCGGCGGCCGCGAGGGTGCGCGGGGACACCGTAGCCGAGGCCGAGGCGGTGGCCAGGGGAGAGGCGTTGCTGGCGCACGGCCGCGCCTGCCTCGAGCACGGCAAGCCGCGGTCGGGCACGCTGGGGCCGGAAGGCCGGGCGTGGCGCGCGCGGCTGGAGGCCGAGGCGCCCGAGTTGCACGGGCGATTCGACCCGGCTGCCTGGGCGGAGACGGTGGCCGCCTTCGGGTACGGCGCGGTCTACGAGCAGGCCGTGTCGCGGCAGCGGTACGCGGCGGCGTTGCTGAGCACCGGGGAAGCCGCCGACGCCGAACGCGCCGCGGCGGAACTGCTGAAGGCGTACGAGGTGGCGGAACGGCTCGGGGCGAAACCGCTCGGGGACAGCATTCGCGACCTCGCGCACCGCGCCCGCGTCGAGCTGCCCGGTCAGGCGCCGCCGCGTGACGTGGTGGACCCGCTGACCGACCGCGAACGCGCGGTGCTGGAGCGGGTCGCGCTGGGCCGGACGAACCGGCAGGTCGGTGAAGAGCTGTACATCAGCGAGAAAACGGTCAGCGTGCACCTGTCCCGCGTGATGGCCAAGCTCGGCGCGAGCCGCCGCGCCGAAGCCGTGGCTATCGCGAAGGACCGCGGTCTGCTGGCCGGTTAG
- a CDS encoding DUF397 domain-containing protein, which produces MSENPEFLTRWRKSSHSGGGNDCVEIAFTRDGAAVRDSKDVEGGLLSFSSRGWQGLLDATRAGSLDPS; this is translated from the coding sequence ATGTCCGAGAACCCTGAATTCCTGACCCGATGGCGCAAGAGCAGCCACAGCGGTGGTGGCAATGACTGCGTCGAAATCGCATTCACCCGTGACGGCGCCGCCGTCCGCGACTCGAAGGACGTCGAGGGCGGTCTGCTCTCCTTCAGCTCCCGGGGCTGGCAGGGGCTGCTGGACGCCACGCGTGCCGGCAGCCTCGACCCCAGCTGA
- a CDS encoding helix-turn-helix domain-containing protein: MARGQGPTVRRRRLAGELRRLREAAELTIDEVGEKLECSASKISRIETGHVGVTPRDVRDMLELYGLVGDEREALVQLAREARKRGWWHAYNEVFTGTFVGLEADASSLRAYQALLVPGLLQTERYARTVIRALRPDADETELKRRVAARMARQELLTDPSPPEYWAVIDEAVLHRRVGGCEVMAEQVSRLLEVARLPHVTLQVVPFGAGAHPGMEGPFLILGFPEQADPDVVYVDSTSSGLYLEMPDDVRRYTLMFDHLRATALKPDDSVELIAESADRLGAEQAK; this comes from the coding sequence GTGGCGCGAGGACAGGGGCCGACCGTTCGCCGCCGCCGGCTGGCCGGCGAACTGCGCCGCCTCCGGGAGGCCGCCGAGCTGACCATCGACGAGGTCGGCGAGAAGCTTGAGTGCTCCGCGTCGAAGATCAGCCGGATCGAGACCGGGCACGTCGGTGTCACCCCGCGCGACGTCCGCGACATGCTGGAGCTCTACGGCCTGGTCGGCGACGAGCGCGAGGCGCTGGTCCAGCTCGCCAGGGAGGCCCGCAAGCGCGGCTGGTGGCACGCCTACAACGAGGTCTTCACCGGCACCTTCGTCGGCCTGGAAGCCGACGCCAGCTCCCTGCGCGCCTACCAGGCGCTGCTCGTGCCCGGCCTGCTGCAGACCGAGCGCTACGCGCGGACGGTGATCCGCGCGCTGCGCCCGGACGCCGACGAGACCGAGCTCAAGCGCCGGGTCGCGGCGCGGATGGCCCGCCAGGAACTGCTCACCGATCCCTCACCACCGGAGTACTGGGCGGTGATCGACGAGGCGGTGCTGCACCGGCGGGTCGGCGGGTGCGAAGTGATGGCGGAACAGGTTTCCCGGTTGCTCGAAGTGGCGCGGCTGCCGCACGTGACGCTCCAGGTGGTGCCGTTCGGTGCGGGCGCTCATCCGGGAATGGAGGGACCGTTTCTCATCCTCGGTTTTCCGGAGCAGGCAGATCCGGACGTAGTTTACGTGGACAGCACTTCCAGCGGCCTTTACCTGGAGATGCCGGATGATGTGCGCCGCTATACCCTCATGTTCGATCACCTGCGTGCCACTGCCTTGAAACCGGATGACTCGGTCGAACTCATCGCCGAGTCGGCCGATCGGCTGGGTGCGGAGCAAGCAAAGTAA
- the tesB gene encoding acyl-CoA thioesterase II, which translates to MTEVARAAATELDNNVGQGGQVVLDRLVSLLDLERIEENIFRGVSPPHSPVRVFGGQVAGQALVAAGRTVPSERTVHSLHAYFIRGGDPRVPIVYEVDRIRDGRSFTTRRVVAVQHGKAIFALSASFQKAEPGIEHADEMPDVPAPETLPTVQERIEGYPALEGLHSRPRPIDLRYVNDPPWVTRGTGSPATRNQVWMRADGTLPDDQLLHVCVLAYASDMTLLDSPLARHGAYWELDKVLGASLDHAMWFHRPFRADEWFLYDTESPSASNARALATGRFFAADGTLIATVVQEGLLRVL; encoded by the coding sequence ATGACTGAGGTCGCCCGAGCCGCCGCCACCGAGCTGGACAACAACGTCGGCCAGGGCGGCCAGGTGGTGCTCGACCGCCTGGTCTCCCTGCTCGACCTGGAGCGGATCGAGGAGAACATCTTCCGCGGCGTCAGCCCGCCGCACTCGCCGGTGCGGGTGTTCGGCGGGCAGGTCGCCGGGCAGGCGCTGGTCGCGGCCGGGCGCACGGTGCCGTCCGAGCGCACGGTGCACTCGCTGCACGCGTACTTCATCCGCGGCGGTGATCCGCGGGTGCCGATCGTCTACGAGGTAGACCGCATCCGCGACGGGCGCTCGTTCACCACCCGCCGGGTGGTCGCGGTGCAGCACGGCAAGGCGATCTTCGCGTTGTCGGCATCGTTCCAGAAGGCGGAGCCGGGCATCGAGCACGCCGACGAGATGCCCGACGTGCCCGCGCCCGAGACGCTGCCGACCGTGCAGGAGCGGATCGAGGGTTACCCCGCACTGGAGGGCCTGCACAGCCGGCCGCGGCCGATCGACCTGCGTTACGTCAACGACCCGCCGTGGGTCACCCGCGGTACCGGGAGCCCGGCCACGCGCAACCAGGTGTGGATGCGCGCCGACGGCACCCTGCCGGACGACCAGTTGCTGCACGTCTGCGTGCTGGCGTATGCGTCGGACATGACCCTGCTGGACTCCCCGCTGGCCAGGCACGGCGCGTACTGGGAGCTGGACAAGGTGCTCGGCGCCAGCCTGGACCACGCGATGTGGTTCCACCGCCCGTTCCGGGCCGACGAATGGTTCCTCTACGACACCGAGTCGCCGTCCGCCTCGAACGCGCGGGCACTGGCCACCGGCCGCTTCTTCGCCGCCGACGGCACCCTCATCGCGACGGTGGTGCAGGAAGGCCTGCTACGCGTCCTGTGA
- the pyk gene encoding pyruvate kinase, producing the protein MSRRAKIVCTLGPATASPEKVRALVDAGMDVARMNFSHGTHGDHKEVYDVVRAAAAETGRAVGILADLQGPKIRLGTFANGPVEWRNGDIVRITVEDVAGTHERVSTTYKGLANDAKPGDRLLVDDGKVGLVVQEVDGQDVVCEVTEGGPVSNNKGVSLPGMDVSVPAMSEKDIEDLEFAMHLGVDFVALSFVRSPADIDQVHQVMDRVGKGRVPVIAKLEKPEAVYNLEAIVLAFDGVMVARGDLGVELPLEQVPLVQKRAIQIARENAKPVIVATQMLDSMISNSRPTRAEASDVANAVLDGTDAVMLSGETSVGRYPVESVATMAKIIQAVETDSPQVPPLSHVPRTKRGVISYAARDIGERLNAKALVAFTQSGDTVRRLARLHTRLPLLAFTPEESVRSQLALTWGTATRIVPKVGSTDQMIQQVDHAMVEMDRYQPGDLVVIVAGSPPGTVGSTNLIRVHRLGEDDHA; encoded by the coding sequence GTGAGCCGACGCGCGAAGATCGTTTGTACCCTTGGCCCCGCGACCGCCAGCCCGGAGAAGGTGCGGGCCCTCGTCGACGCCGGGATGGACGTGGCGAGGATGAACTTCAGCCACGGCACTCACGGCGACCACAAGGAGGTCTACGACGTCGTCCGGGCGGCGGCGGCGGAGACCGGGCGCGCGGTCGGCATTCTCGCCGACCTCCAGGGCCCCAAGATCCGCCTGGGCACCTTCGCCAACGGCCCGGTCGAGTGGCGCAACGGCGACATCGTGCGCATCACCGTGGAGGACGTGGCCGGGACCCACGAGCGCGTCTCCACCACCTACAAGGGCCTCGCGAACGACGCCAAGCCCGGTGACCGCCTGCTGGTCGACGACGGCAAGGTCGGCCTGGTGGTCCAGGAGGTCGACGGCCAGGACGTGGTCTGCGAGGTCACCGAGGGCGGCCCGGTCAGCAACAACAAGGGCGTCTCGCTGCCCGGCATGGACGTGTCCGTGCCCGCCATGTCCGAGAAGGACATCGAGGACCTCGAGTTCGCGATGCACCTGGGCGTGGACTTCGTGGCGCTGTCGTTCGTCCGCTCGCCCGCCGACATCGACCAGGTGCACCAGGTGATGGACCGGGTCGGCAAGGGCCGCGTGCCGGTGATCGCCAAGCTGGAGAAGCCCGAGGCGGTCTACAACCTCGAAGCCATCGTGCTGGCCTTCGACGGGGTCATGGTCGCGCGTGGTGACCTGGGCGTGGAGCTGCCGCTCGAGCAGGTCCCGCTGGTGCAGAAGCGCGCCATCCAGATCGCCCGCGAGAACGCCAAGCCGGTGATCGTGGCCACCCAGATGCTCGACTCGATGATCAGCAACTCCCGGCCGACCCGCGCCGAGGCCTCCGACGTGGCCAACGCGGTGCTCGACGGCACCGACGCGGTGATGCTGTCCGGTGAGACCAGCGTCGGCCGCTACCCGGTGGAGTCGGTGGCCACCATGGCCAAGATCATCCAGGCGGTGGAGACCGACTCGCCGCAGGTCCCGCCGCTGAGCCACGTGCCGCGGACCAAGCGCGGCGTGATCTCCTACGCCGCCCGCGACATCGGCGAGCGGCTCAACGCCAAGGCGCTGGTCGCCTTCACCCAGTCCGGTGACACCGTGCGGCGGCTGGCCCGGCTGCACACCCGGCTGCCGCTGCTGGCCTTCACCCCGGAGGAGAGCGTGCGCAGCCAGCTCGCGCTGACCTGGGGCACCGCCACCAGGATCGTGCCGAAGGTGGGCTCCACCGACCAGATGATCCAGCAGGTCGACCACGCCATGGTCGAGATGGACCGCTACCAGCCGGGCGACCTGGTGGTGATCGTGGCCGGGTCCCCGCCGGGCACGGTCGGTTCCACCAACCTGATCCGCGTGCACCGCCTCGGTGAAGACGATCACGCCTGA